Within Massilia endophytica, the genomic segment TCGATGCCATCCCCCTGCAGGGCGTGGACACCATCATCCACCTGGCCAATATCGCCAACGATCCGGGCGTGGAAATGAACCCCACCCTGTCCTGGGAAGTGAATGTGCTGGCCACCCAGCAGCTGGCCGACCGCGCCGTGCGCAACGGCGTGCGCCACTTCATCTTCGCCAGCTCCGGCAGCGTGTACGGCGTGAAGGACGAGCCCCAGGTCACGGAAGACCTGGAGCTGGTGCCCATCACCGCCTACAACAAGACCAAGATGGTGGCCGAGCGCGTGCTGCTCTCCTACACCGACAAGATGCGCGTGCACAATGTGCGCCCGGCCACCGTGTGCGGCTGGTCGCCGCGCATGCGCCTGGACGTGAGCGTGAACATGCTCACCATGCAGGCCCTGAAGAACGGCAAGATGACCGTGTTCGGCGGCGACCAGACCCGCCCCAACATCCACATCCAGGACATGGTGAACGTGTACCGCCACTTCCTGGCCAATCCCGACCTGCCTTCCGGTAACTACAACGCGGGCTTCGAGAACATCTCCATCCTGGACATCGCCAACCGCGTGGCGGGCACCGTGCCGGCCGAGATCGTGGTGACGGCCTCGAACGATCCCCGTTCCTACCGCCAGAACTCGGACAAGCTGCTGGCCACCGGCTTCAAGCAGCAGCACAGCGTGGCCGACGCCATCCGCGACGTGTCCGAGAAATTCAAGTCCGGCGAGCTGGTGGACAAGGACGAGTACTACACCGTGCGCTGGATGAAGCACCTGAACCTGCAAGCCTGACAATGACCACTTCCGTTCAACTCGCGGCCCAGTTCCGCGCGACCGCCGTCGAGATGTCGCACCGCGCCGGTGCGGCCCACCTCGCCTCGGCCATGTCCTGCATCGACATGGTGGCGGCCCTTTACCACTCCGTGCTCAAGGTCGATCCGGCCCGGCCCCAATGGGAGGAGCGCGACCGCTTCATCCTGTCCAAGGGCCACGCCGCCACCGCCCTGTATGCGGCCCTGGCCTACAAGGGCTTCATCAAGCCGGAAGACCTGCTCACCTATGGCAAGGCGGGCTCCCTGCTGGAAGAGCACCCGACGCCGCGCCTGCCGGGCGTGGAGACGGCTACCGGCTCCCTGGGCCACGGCCTGGCCTGCGGCATCGGCATGGCCCTGGCGGCCCGCATCCAGCAGCGCAGCTACCGCACCTTTGTGCTGATGAGCGACGGCGAGTGCAACGAAGGCTCGGTCTGGGAATCGGCCCTGTTCGCCTCGGCCAACAAGCTGGGCAGCCTGACCGCCTTCGTCGACTTCAACAAGTGGCAGGCCACGGGCCGCAGCCGCGAAGTGCTGGGCCTGGACCCGCTGGCCGAGAAGTTCCGCAGCTTCGGCTGGAACGTGCACGAGATCGACGGCCACGACCACGCGGCCATCCTGGCAGCCGTGGCGGATACCCGCGCCGACCAGCCGACCATGGTGGTCGCGCACACGGTCAAGGGCAAGGGTGTGTCCTTCATGGAAGATGACAATAACTGGCACTATCGCATTCCTACCGTGGAAGAAGTGCAATCGGCCAAAGCGGAGTTGGGCGTACTATGAGAAATGCTTTTGCCAAAGCCGTCACCGAACTGGGCGACGAATATCCTGAACTGGTGATGCTGGCCGGCGACATCGGCAACCGCCTGTTCGACAAGTTCAAGGACAAGCACCCGACCCGCTTCTACAACTGCGGCGTCGCGGAAGCGAACATGACGGGCCTGGCCTCGGGCCTGGCCGCTTCCGGCCTGCGTCCCATCACCTACACCATCACGCCCTTCAACACCACGCGCGTGCTGGAACAGATCCGCCTGGACATCTGCTACCCCAACCTGCCCGTGATCGTGGTGGGCACGGGCGCCGGCCTGTCCTACGCGAACCTGGGCGCGACCCACCATTCGATGGAAGACATCGCCATCCTGCGCACCCTGCCGAACATGCACGTGGTCTGCCCCGCCGACCCGGTGGAAGTGAAGGGCGCCGTGCGCGACGCGCTGCGCCTGGGCCGTCCCACCTATATCCGCCTGGGCAAGAAGGGCGAACCGGCGATCCACCCGAGCGAGCCGGACTTCCGCATCGGCAAGGGCATCACGGTGCGCGAAGGCAAGGACGTCGTCATCTTCAGCGTGGGCAACATGATCAAGCCCGCGCTCGACAGCGCCGAACAGCTGGCCGCGCGCGGCATCTCGGCCCAGGTGGTGAGCCTGCACACCGTCAAGCCCCTGGACGACGCGCTGCTGGCGCAGAGCTTCGCGGACAAGAAGGTGGTGGCCGTGGTGGAAGAGCACAGCTTCACGGCCGGTGCCGGCAGCGCCGTGCTGGAATGGGGCCATGTGCGCCGCGTCAACCTGGACAAGCTGGTCTGCGTGGCCGGTCCCGACCGCTTCCTCTCCGGCTGCGGCGAACAGGACGAGGCGCGCGAGCTGGTCGGCCTGACCTCGCACGCCATCACGCAGCAGATCGTCGACCGCCTTGGATAAGCTTATGCGCCTCGGTCTCGATTTCGACAACACCCTGATCAGCTACGACACGCTGTTCCGCCAGGTCGCCCTGGACAAGGGCCTGGTGCCGCAGGAAACCGCGCCGCAGAAGAACGCGGTGCGCGACTACCTGCGCCAGCAGGACCGCGAGGACGAGTGGACCAGGCTGCAGGGCGAAGTCTACGGCGGCCGCATCCTGGAGGCGGCGCCCTATCCCGGCATGCGCGACACCCTGGCCCATATCGCCACGCACGGCGTGCCCATGGTGATCGTCAGCCACAAGACGCGCTATCCCTACCTGGGCGAGCGCTGGGACCTGCACGCGGCGGCCCGCAGCTGGCTGGAGAAGCACGGCTTCCACGCGGAAGACGGGCTGAACTGGCAGCAGGAACAAGTCTTCTTCGAGCTGTCGAAGGAAGAGAAGATCGCCCGCATCGTGGCCCAGCAGTGCACCCACTACGTGGACGACCTGCCGGAGATCCTCGACATGCTGCCGGACACCGTGCACAAGATCCTGTTCTCGCCGGACGGCAATGTGACGCCCAAGGCTGGCTGGACCGTGATGTCCGACTGGCAGCAGCTGCCGGGCCTGCTCAAGCTGGCATGAGCGCGGCCTTGCCGGCCGCCGTGGCGGCCTTTTGCGCCGCCCATGGCGTGCTGCCGCCCATTGCCGCCGAACCCCTGCGCACGGGCCGCAACAGCGAAGTGCAGCGCCTGGTGCACGCGGGCGGGCTCACCCTGCTCAAGCGCTATTTCCAGCATCCCGCCGACCGGCGCGACCGGCTCGGCACCGAATTCGGTTTCCTCAGCGTCTGCCAGCAGCAGGGCCTGGCCCATGTGCCGCAGGCCCTGGCCATGGACCGCGAGCTCAATTGCGCGCTCTACAGCTTCCTGCCCGGCCAGCGTCCCGCCGTCCCGGCCGACGGTCACGTCGACCAGGCGGCCCGCTTCATCCTCGCCCTGAACGGCCTGCGCGGCAGCCCCGGCGCGGCGGCCCTGCCGCCCGCCTCGGACGCCTGCTTCAGCATCGAGGCCCATCTGGGCCTGGCCGCCAGCCGCATCGCCCGCCTCATGGCCGTGGCGCCGGACAGCGCGGTGGCCGCCGAAGCCTGCGCCTTCGTGCGCGATACGCTGGAGCCGGCATGGCGCGCCCTGGACGCGGCGGCCCGCGCGGCCCTGGCGCCCGGCGAGCTGGCGGCGGAACTGCCGTCCTCCGCGCGCATCCTCTCGCCTTCCGATTTCGGCTTCCACAACAGCCTGGAGCACGAAGGCGTGCTGGCCTTCGTCGATTTCGAATACGCGGGCTGGGACGATCCCGCCAAGCTCATCTGCGACTTCCAGTGCCAGCCCGAGCTGCCCGTGACGCCGCAGCAGGGCGCCCGCTTCCGCGGCGCCCTGCTGGCCGGGCTGGGCGACGATGGCGCCGTGGCGCGCCGCGTGGCGCTGCTCCTGCCCCTGCACCGGATAAAATGGTGCTGTATCCTGCTCAACGAACTGCGTTCGGAAGACCGCCAGCGCCGCCTGCACGCGGGCGTGGACGCCAATGCCCTGCTGGAGACCCAGCTGGCCAAGGCGCGCAACTACTTCCAGACCCATCTCGCAACTATCGCTTAAGAAAGAAGCCATGGCTTACATCGATTTCCTTTCCTCGGTCCACAAAAGCACTACGCGCGACTACCTGGCGCGGGTGAACGACCCCGACTATCCGAAGGCCAAGGCGGCCGCCCTGGCCAAGCAGTGGGGCTTCGACTACTGGGACGGCGACCGCAAGATCTGCTACGGCGGCTACAAGTACATGCCGGGCCGCTGGGCGCCCGTGGCCCAGGCCATGATCGACCACTACGGCCTGAAGGCGGGCGACAAGGTGCTGGACATCGGCTGCGGCAAGGCCTTCCTGCTGTACGAGATGTCCCTCATCGAGCCGGGCCTGGAAATCCACGGCATCGACGTGTCGGAATACGCCATCGAGCATGGCAAGGAAGAGATCAAGGACCGCCTGCAGGTGGGCAATGCCACCAAGCTGCCCTTCCCGGACCGGCATTTCGACCTGGTGTTTTCCATCAACACCATGCACAACCTGCACAACTACGAGCTCGACGCCGCCCTGCGCGAAATGGAGCGCGTGGGCAAGAAGAACAAATACCTCTGCGTCGAGTCCTACCGCAACGAGGAGGAGAAGGCCAACCTGCTGTACTGGCAGGTGACCTGCGAAGCCTTCTGCACGCCCGAGGAATGGGAGTGGTGGTTCAAGCAGACCGGCTACACCGGCGACTATTCCCTGATCTATTTCGAGTGAGGCCACGATGAGCGCAATGCCAAAAACCATGAAGGCCGCCGTGCTGGTGGCGCAGAAGCAGCCGCTGGCGATCGAGGAGATCACCATGCCCGAGGCCCTGGCCGTGGGCCAGGTGCTGGTGAAGGTGCACTACAGCGGCATCTGCGGCTCCCAGCTGGGCGAGATCGACGGGGCCAAGGGCGAGGACAAGTACATTCCCCACCTGCTGGGCCATGAGGCCTCCGGCACCGTGCTGGACGTCGGCCCAGGC encodes:
- a CDS encoding NAD-dependent epimerase/dehydratase family protein, whose translation is MKLLITGGCGYVGTVLTEQLLKDGHTITVVDTQWFGNHLKPHPQLTVLKQDTRDVDAIPLQGVDTIIHLANIANDPGVEMNPTLSWEVNVLATQQLADRAVRNGVRHFIFASSGSVYGVKDEPQVTEDLELVPITAYNKTKMVAERVLLSYTDKMRVHNVRPATVCGWSPRMRLDVSVNMLTMQALKNGKMTVFGGDQTRPNIHIQDMVNVYRHFLANPDLPSGNYNAGFENISILDIANRVAGTVPAEIVVTASNDPRSYRQNSDKLLATGFKQQHSVADAIRDVSEKFKSGELVDKDEYYTVRWMKHLNLQA
- a CDS encoding transketolase, which translates into the protein MTTSVQLAAQFRATAVEMSHRAGAAHLASAMSCIDMVAALYHSVLKVDPARPQWEERDRFILSKGHAATALYAALAYKGFIKPEDLLTYGKAGSLLEEHPTPRLPGVETATGSLGHGLACGIGMALAARIQQRSYRTFVLMSDGECNEGSVWESALFASANKLGSLTAFVDFNKWQATGRSREVLGLDPLAEKFRSFGWNVHEIDGHDHAAILAAVADTRADQPTMVVAHTVKGKGVSFMEDDNNWHYRIPTVEEVQSAKAELGVL
- a CDS encoding transketolase family protein — its product is MRNAFAKAVTELGDEYPELVMLAGDIGNRLFDKFKDKHPTRFYNCGVAEANMTGLASGLAASGLRPITYTITPFNTTRVLEQIRLDICYPNLPVIVVGTGAGLSYANLGATHHSMEDIAILRTLPNMHVVCPADPVEVKGAVRDALRLGRPTYIRLGKKGEPAIHPSEPDFRIGKGITVREGKDVVIFSVGNMIKPALDSAEQLAARGISAQVVSLHTVKPLDDALLAQSFADKKVVAVVEEHSFTAGAGSAVLEWGHVRRVNLDKLVCVAGPDRFLSGCGEQDEARELVGLTSHAITQQIVDRLG
- a CDS encoding HAD family hydrolase, with amino-acid sequence MRLGLDFDNTLISYDTLFRQVALDKGLVPQETAPQKNAVRDYLRQQDREDEWTRLQGEVYGGRILEAAPYPGMRDTLAHIATHGVPMVIVSHKTRYPYLGERWDLHAAARSWLEKHGFHAEDGLNWQQEQVFFELSKEEKIARIVAQQCTHYVDDLPEILDMLPDTVHKILFSPDGNVTPKAGWTVMSDWQQLPGLLKLA
- a CDS encoding phosphotransferase, giving the protein MSAALPAAVAAFCAAHGVLPPIAAEPLRTGRNSEVQRLVHAGGLTLLKRYFQHPADRRDRLGTEFGFLSVCQQQGLAHVPQALAMDRELNCALYSFLPGQRPAVPADGHVDQAARFILALNGLRGSPGAAALPPASDACFSIEAHLGLAASRIARLMAVAPDSAVAAEACAFVRDTLEPAWRALDAAARAALAPGELAAELPSSARILSPSDFGFHNSLEHEGVLAFVDFEYAGWDDPAKLICDFQCQPELPVTPQQGARFRGALLAGLGDDGAVARRVALLLPLHRIKWCCILLNELRSEDRQRRLHAGVDANALLETQLAKARNYFQTHLATIA
- a CDS encoding class I SAM-dependent methyltransferase, whose translation is MAYIDFLSSVHKSTTRDYLARVNDPDYPKAKAAALAKQWGFDYWDGDRKICYGGYKYMPGRWAPVAQAMIDHYGLKAGDKVLDIGCGKAFLLYEMSLIEPGLEIHGIDVSEYAIEHGKEEIKDRLQVGNATKLPFPDRHFDLVFSINTMHNLHNYELDAALREMERVGKKNKYLCVESYRNEEEKANLLYWQVTCEAFCTPEEWEWWFKQTGYTGDYSLIYFE